A section of the Nitrospirota bacterium genome encodes:
- a CDS encoding nitrate oxidoreductase subunit beta translates to RYDVIPGPKVFETQIHGKRFEMYNDTVLGFNKSGKEVARIQVEEPIYIRPAERVNWL, encoded by the coding sequence CCGGTACGATGTGATTCCGGGGCCGAAGGTCTTTGAGACCCAGATTCACGGGAAACGGTTTGAGATGTACAACGATACGGTGCTGGGGTTCAATAAGTCGGGCAAGGAAGTGGCGCGGATTCAGGTGGAGGAGCCGATTTATATTCGGCCCGCCGAGCGCGTCAACTGGCTCTAA
- a CDS encoding DUF502 domain-containing protein, whose amino-acid sequence MSKTLWKYSLAGLLVLLPAWATFLIFSTLFHALNDLIHDLPWDIGAQQGPGVSFVLFLLIVVIVGAIATHVIGQRVISGTERWIEHVPLVRSVYSTLKGMTDLLNFRSRFGRSTVVAFPFPRDGLWAIGFVMGAAPPSLQVAPPARLLMVFVPTAIHPFTGFLALVPQPQVRPINLPPEEAIKMECTAGLYKPESGWLQPPKSPA is encoded by the coding sequence ATGTCAAAGACCTTATGGAAGTACTCCTTGGCCGGATTATTAGTCCTTCTGCCGGCCTGGGCGACGTTCTTGATCTTTTCCACCCTATTTCACGCGCTCAACGATTTGATTCACGACCTTCCGTGGGACATCGGAGCTCAGCAGGGTCCAGGAGTCAGCTTCGTCTTGTTTCTGCTCATTGTCGTAATTGTCGGCGCCATCGCAACCCATGTAATCGGACAACGTGTAATCTCAGGGACAGAACGATGGATCGAGCATGTTCCGCTGGTGCGTAGTGTCTACAGCACCCTCAAGGGGATGACCGATCTCCTGAATTTCCGTTCTCGATTCGGGCGCAGCACCGTGGTGGCCTTTCCCTTTCCTCGAGACGGTCTCTGGGCGATCGGATTTGTGATGGGAGCTGCGCCGCCGTCCCTCCAAGTCGCACCACCAGCGCGCTTGCTCATGGTCTTTGTGCCGACAGCCATCCATCCGTTTACCGGTTTCCTGGCACTTGTTCCTCAGCCACAGGTACGCCCGATCAACCTGCCCCCGGAGGAAGCCATTAAGATGGAGTGCACCGCTGGTCTGTACAAGCCAGAATCCGGATGGTTGCAACCCCCAAAGTCACCGGCCTAA
- a CDS encoding GNAT family N-acetyltransferase yields MPALDQLNVRLAKPEDAATIESFSAAMALETEGRCLDLDRLHLGTTALIENPAQGFFIVAEQGQGDNRQLLGQLMVTYEWSDWRNGAFWWIQSVYVAPAWRCQGVFRRMHESVLAAARTRPNVCGVRLYVERRNNTAQEVYRKVGLTPSSYAMFETDFVLSSLKGLEDRPNEA; encoded by the coding sequence ATGCCAGCCCTCGATCAACTCAACGTTCGACTTGCCAAGCCAGAAGATGCGGCGACGATCGAGTCTTTCAGTGCAGCCATGGCTCTTGAAACAGAAGGCCGCTGCCTTGATCTTGACCGCCTGCATCTTGGGACCACCGCCCTGATCGAGAATCCCGCCCAGGGATTTTTCATCGTCGCAGAACAGGGGCAGGGCGACAACCGACAACTCCTTGGGCAGCTGATGGTCACATATGAATGGAGCGATTGGCGGAATGGAGCATTTTGGTGGATCCAAAGCGTCTACGTAGCTCCAGCTTGGCGCTGTCAGGGGGTCTTTCGCCGGATGCACGAAAGCGTGTTAGCCGCTGCCAGGACAAGGCCTAACGTCTGCGGGGTCCGTCTGTACGTCGAAAGGCGCAATAACACTGCGCAGGAAGTGTACCGAAAAGTGGGACTCACCCCGTCATCCTACGCCATGTTTGAAACAGATTTTGTTCTCTCATCTCTAAAGGGTTTAGAGGATCGTCCAAACGAAGCTTAG
- the bamE gene encoding outer membrane protein assembly factor BamE codes for MLLLRPLAGIIVILVLALTQGCIVTRGTVGEPLQDDAISAIKKGTTTMEEVVSMIGAPDRIVRGNDREIFHYYYYDGKSPAMILLILNFIRMDVKSDNLYVFFNRNGIAEEVVYGKRTGRTEFKLWPFGD; via the coding sequence GTGTTACTTCTCAGACCGCTGGCCGGTATCATCGTCATCCTGGTACTGGCTCTGACTCAAGGTTGTATCGTGACCAGAGGAACGGTCGGCGAGCCGCTTCAAGACGACGCCATATCAGCCATCAAGAAAGGCACGACGACCATGGAAGAAGTCGTTTCAATGATCGGTGCCCCGGATCGGATTGTCCGAGGCAACGATCGTGAGATCTTTCACTACTATTACTATGACGGGAAATCGCCGGCGATGATCCTTTTAATACTGAATTTCATCCGCATGGATGTCAAGAGCGATAACCTCTATGTATTTTTCAACAGAAACGGGATAGCCGAAGAAGTCGTCTACGGCAAACGCACTGGCCGCACAGAATTC